A section of the Rummeliibacillus pycnus genome encodes:
- the speB gene encoding agmatinase codes for MQNKPLNVSTFIGCDNNYEESDVVLFGIPFDGTTSFRPGTRFAMQAIRPDSYGLETYSPYLDRDLEDIAIFDGGDLELPLGNTQKTMDEILEYTRSIVADDKKFVMVGGEHLVSFPTIQAVYEKYPDLHVIHIDAHTDLREDYMGEKLSHAAVIRRCHEFLGDGRIFQFGIRSGLKEEFEWAKEHTYMERFTIDTLSEVVNDLKDHPVYVTIDLDVLDPGTFPGTGTPEPGGITYKELLNGMQQLLTLNNIVAADVVELSPQYDTSGASTAIACKTIREMLMIVTK; via the coding sequence ATGCAAAATAAACCATTAAATGTATCAACATTCATCGGATGTGACAACAACTACGAAGAATCAGATGTTGTACTATTCGGTATTCCATTTGATGGAACAACAAGTTTTAGACCAGGTACACGCTTTGCAATGCAAGCAATTCGCCCAGATTCATACGGATTAGAAACGTATTCTCCTTATCTTGATCGAGATTTAGAAGATATAGCAATCTTTGATGGTGGTGATCTTGAATTACCACTTGGCAATACACAAAAAACAATGGATGAAATTTTAGAATATACTCGTTCAATTGTAGCGGATGATAAAAAATTTGTAATGGTTGGTGGAGAACACTTAGTAAGCTTCCCAACCATTCAAGCAGTATATGAAAAATATCCTGATTTACACGTGATTCATATCGATGCACATACTGATTTACGCGAAGACTATATGGGAGAAAAATTGTCTCATGCTGCTGTCATTCGTCGCTGTCATGAATTCTTAGGTGATGGAAGAATTTTTCAATTTGGGATTCGTTCAGGATTAAAAGAAGAATTTGAATGGGCGAAAGAGCATACGTATATGGAACGTTTTACAATCGATACACTTAGCGAAGTTGTCAATGATTTAAAAGATCATCCTGTATATGTAACCATTGATTTAGATGTATTAGATCCAGGTACCTTCCCAGGAACAGGAACGCCAGAACCAGGTGGTATTACGTATAAAGAATTGTTAAACGGAATGCAACAATTATTAACATTAAACAATATTGTCGCAGCAGATGTTGTTGAACTATCACCTCAGTATGACACTTCAGGTGCATCAACTGCAATTGCTTGTAAAACCATTCGTGAAATGCTTATGATAGTCACTAAATAA
- a CDS encoding aspartate aminotransferase family protein, with protein MLLESWLDLYDNMGNYLAPSMAKDHPNLPVVKEEGCYYYGADGKKYLDFTSGIAVANTGHRHPKIVQSIKNAADQLIHGPSGVIMYESILELSKQLGEILPGDLDCFFYGNSGTEAIEGALKLAKFTTKRPYVISFTGCFHGRSMGALGVTTSKSKYRKFMQPSHLSYQIPYANVKEAPAGVDPVAYVVDKLEHDFDQLFKHQVTPEEVAAVIVEPVLGEGGYIIPPKEWLQKIREVCDRYGILLIFDEVQTGFGRTGEWFAAQTFGVTPDIMAIAKGIASGLPLSATVASHQLMEKWPIGSHGTTFGGNPIACSVALTTLEVFKEENLIENSKVVGAYAVEKLKEIQAKYDCIGEVRATGLMIGIDVIDPTTGHGDGKALKQILDLALEEGVLFYLCGNEGEVIRMIPPLTVTEEQIDDGLNMLDKALQKYTNQ; from the coding sequence ATACTATTGGAAAGTTGGCTCGATTTATATGACAATATGGGGAATTATTTAGCGCCAAGTATGGCAAAAGATCACCCCAACTTACCTGTAGTAAAAGAAGAAGGATGCTATTATTACGGGGCAGACGGTAAGAAATATTTAGACTTTACTTCCGGCATCGCTGTTGCGAACACTGGACATCGTCATCCTAAAATCGTGCAAAGCATTAAGAATGCTGCAGACCAATTAATACATGGACCTTCTGGTGTCATCATGTATGAATCGATTTTAGAACTTTCCAAACAGCTAGGTGAGATACTACCAGGTGATTTAGATTGTTTCTTCTATGGTAATAGTGGTACAGAAGCGATTGAAGGGGCATTAAAGCTTGCAAAATTCACAACCAAACGTCCATATGTTATTTCATTCACAGGTTGTTTCCATGGTCGTTCAATGGGTGCACTTGGTGTAACCACATCAAAAAGCAAGTATCGCAAATTCATGCAACCATCCCATTTGTCTTACCAAATACCGTATGCAAATGTAAAAGAAGCTCCAGCTGGAGTGGATCCAGTTGCTTATGTTGTAGACAAGCTAGAACATGATTTTGATCAATTATTTAAACATCAAGTAACACCTGAAGAAGTGGCAGCAGTTATTGTCGAACCTGTTCTTGGTGAAGGTGGTTATATTATTCCACCAAAAGAATGGCTTCAAAAAATCAGGGAAGTGTGTGACCGTTATGGTATTCTGTTAATCTTCGATGAAGTCCAAACTGGATTTGGACGAACTGGTGAATGGTTTGCTGCTCAAACGTTTGGGGTAACACCTGATATTATGGCGATTGCAAAAGGAATTGCTTCAGGACTTCCATTAAGTGCAACAGTAGCTAGTCATCAATTAATGGAAAAATGGCCAATTGGTTCTCATGGTACAACATTTGGTGGAAACCCAATTGCTTGTTCAGTCGCACTAACAACACTTGAAGTGTTCAAAGAAGAGAATCTTATTGAAAATTCAAAAGTTGTAGGTGCATATGCAGTTGAGAAATTAAAAGAAATTCAAGCTAAATACGATTGTATTGGCGAAGTTCGTGCAACTGGATTAATGATTGGAATCGATGTCATTGACCCAACAACAGGACATGGTGATGGCAAAGCACTGAAACAAATTTTAGATTTGGCACTTGAAGAAGGTGTATTGTTCTATCTTTGTGGCAATGAAGGTGAAGTCATCCGAATGATTCCACCACTTACAGTTACAGAAGAACAAATTGACGATGGCTTAAACATGTTAGATAAAGCATTACAAAAATATACAAATCAATAA